A window of Nomascus leucogenys isolate Asia chromosome X, Asia_NLE_v1, whole genome shotgun sequence contains these coding sequences:
- the CCDC120 gene encoding coiled-coil domain-containing protein 120 isoform X2 — protein sequence MEVKGQLISSPTFNAPAALFGEAAPQVKSERLRGLLDRQRTLQEALSLKLQELRKVCLQEAELTGQLPPECPLEPGERPQLVRRRPPTARAYPPPHPNQAHHSLCPAEELALEALEREVSVQQQIAAAARRLALAPDLSTEQRRRRRQVQADALRRLHELEEQLGDVRARLGLPVLPLPQPLPLSTGSVITAQGVCLGMRLAQLSQEDVVLHSESSSLSESGASHDNEEPHGCFSLAERPSPPKAWDQLRAVSGGSPERRTPWKPPPSDLYGDLKSRRNSVASPTSPTRSLPRSASSFEGRSVPATPVLTRGAGPQLCKPEGLHSRQWSGSQDSQMGFPRADPASDRASLFVARTRRSNSSEALLVDRAAGGGAGSPPAPLAPSASGPPVCKSSEVLYERPQPTPAFSSRTAGPPDPPRAARPSSAAPASRGAPRLPPVCGDFLLDYSLDRGLPRSGGGAGWGELLPAAEVPGPLSRRDGLLTMLPGPPPVYAADSNSPLLRTKDPHTRATRTKPCGLPPEAAEGPEVHPNPLLWMPPPTRIPSAGERSGHKNLALEGLRDWYIRNSGLAAGPQRRPVLPSVGPPHQPFLHARCYEVGQALYGAPSQAPLPHSRSFTAPPVSGRYYADFLYPPELSARLSDLTLEGEQSSSSDTQTPGTLV from the exons GAGCTGACTGGCCAGCTGCCCCCTGAGTGCCCACTAGAGCCTGGTGAACGGCCCCAGTTGGTCCGCCGGCGGCCCCCCACAGCCCGCGCCTACCCTCCACCGCACCCCAACCAAGCACACCACTCCTTGTGCCCTGCTGAG GAGCTGGCTCTTGAGGCCCTGGAGCGCGAGGTGTCAGTGCAGCAGCAGATCGCGGCGGCCGCCCGCCGCCTGGCCCTGGCCCCTGATCTGAGCACCGAGCAGCGCCGGCGCCGGCGCCAGGTCCAGGCAGACGCACTGAGGAGGCTGCACGAGCTAGAGGAGCAGCTCGGGGATGTCcgggcccgccttggcctcccagtgctcCCGCTGCCCCAGCCACTGCCACTGTCCACGGGGTCAGTGATCACTGCCCAGGGAGTCTGCCTGGGCATGCGCCTTGCTCAGCTCAGCCAAG AGGACGTAGTTCTGCACTCAGAGAGCAGCTCCCTCTCAGAGTCTGGGGCCAGCCATGACAACG AGGAGCCCCATGGCTGCTTCTCTCTGGCCGAGCGCCCCTCACCACCCAAGGCTTGGGACCAGCTGCGGGCAGTATCTGGGGGGAGCCCTGAGCGGCGAACCCCATGGAAACCACCTCCATCAGATCTTTATGGGGATCTGAAGAGCCGGCGGAACTCTGTGGCCAGCCCCACCAG CCCCACACGCTCGCTGCCcaggagtgcttccagttttgaGGGGCGAAGTGTGCCTGCCACCCCTGTCCTCACCCGGGGCGCTGGCCCCCAGCTCTGCAA ACCTGAAGGCCTTCATTCTCGTCAGTGGTCCGGCAGTCAGGACTCCCAGATGGGCTTCCCCCGGGCGGACCCTGCCTCCGATCGCGCCTCCCTCTTCGTAGCTCGCACCCGCCGCAGCAACAGTTCTGAGGCCCTGCTGGTGGACCGGGCCGCTGGTGGGGGAGCTGGCTCCCCGCCCGCCCCTCTGGCTCCCTCTGCCTCTGGCCCCCCAGTCTGCAAGAGCAGTGAGGTGCTGTATGAGCGCCCCCAACCAACCCCTGCCTTCTCCTCCCGCACAGCAGGCCCCCCAGACCCTCCCCGGGCCGCCCGGCCTAGCTCAGCTGCCCCTGCCTCCCGAGGTGCCCCCCGGCTCCCACCTGTGTGTGGGGACTTCCTCTTGGACTATTCCTTGGACCGGGGCCTGCCCCGCAGTGGCGGTGGAGCAGGCTGGGGGGAGCTGCTGCCTGCAGCTGAGGTCCCAGGACCCCTCTCCCGCCGGGATGGGCTCCTCACCATGCTCCCCGGCCCACCACCTGTGTATGCAGCTGACAGCAACAGCCCCCTCCTCCGCACCAAGGACCCCCACACCCGTGCCACCCGCACTAAGCCCTGTGGCCTGCCCCCAGAGGCTGCCGAGGGCCCTGAGGTGCATCCAAACCCTCTGCTGTGGATGCCCCCGCCCACCCGTATCCCCTCGGCTGGTGAACGCAGTGGCCACAAGAACCTGGCTCTGGAGGGGCTGCGGGACTGGTACATCCGGAACTCGGGACTGGCTGCGGGGCCCCAGCGCCGGCCTGTGCTCCCTTCCGTGGGCCCGCCACACCAACCCTTCCTTCATGCCCGCTGCTATGAGGTGGGCCAGGCGCTGTATGGGGCCCCCAGCCAGGCGCCACTCCCACACTCGAGGAGTTTCACGGCGCCCCCTGTCTCTGGCAG ATACTACGCGGACTTCCTGTATCCCCCGGAGCTGAGCGCTCGTTTAAGTGACCTGACGCTAGAGGGGGAGCAGTCCTCCAGTTCTGACACCCAGACCCCGGGGACACTGGTCTGA